DNA from Chaetodon trifascialis isolate fChaTrf1 chromosome 14, fChaTrf1.hap1, whole genome shotgun sequence:
TAAAAAGAGTAGTATAAAGCTTTTCGTGGCCCCAGAGTAAGATGAGTGAAATCCATTGAGTCTGAAGGCTACCAaatttgaaagtgaaaaaaatggggcagtgtggagttagaaaggAGCGAATTTACCTGACCTCTGTAGCCTGCTCCACACCTTAATTGAGGCTAGCGAGATCTGCCATTCAGGCACGATAAAATCCTTTCACCAAGACATCTGGGATGGAGCTAAATTTATTTACTCTGTATTCTGCTTGTTGGCTTAACCTATAATAATATATCAGTTTATTGGTTGATTTATATTATATCTGCAAACTAACTAGTTCAGACAATTACCAAATAGATGCTTTGGTGTAAGATGTGCAATATTTGCCTCAGAAATGTCatgaagtagaagtataaagtagcataaaatggaaatacttaaacagtacaagtaccttaaaaactgtacttaagcacaTTACTTAAGTCTACTTAGTTATTTTGCAACCCGAATAATCCCATAAAAGTTCTACATATATTGGCTTTAACTATCTTGCCTGCTTTCTTTTCATAGGACAGTACACATGTGTCTACAATCAAAAGAAAGATGACTGTACCATATCTCACAAAGCCAGCTTCAAAATGGACGTGTCCCTCCTGCCAGACATTAGCATCAGCATGACTCCAAGTTTTCCACACTGTCGAAAGAGTTCAGATTTACTGAATCTACAAGTTCAATGTGAGATAGAGAAGAGCTATGAAATTTATAATGTGACATGGGGACGTCAAGGCATCATACCAGAAATAAGAGAGATGACTAATAGTAAGTACATTTTCTAGTGTTCATCTTCTTTGCCCATTCATTTAGATTCATCCTTGTGCAACCTTGAGTTTGAAAATACATGACATGCATATGTGATCTTTGCAGGGTCTACTGAAGGAACATATATTtatgcagtgaaaacagttgttGGCTGCGATTCAACTGCACGTGAACCACAACTAACATGCACTTTTAGCAACAGATGCAATCAACGAAGAAGTGCTTCAGTTTATATCAATATCATATATGGTATGtattaattaaaaacattagCTTTGTCCAGCATCACTCCATATTTGTTagcaaaatattcagttttcttttgagTGTCCAAATTCTCAGGGTGAATTTTATGCACGTGGGAGAAGTTTGCCTTCAAGCCTTTAGGCAGTCAGCATAAAGAGCGATAAAGGGAGGACGTTGGGATGAACCGATGGGTCAAAAACAGAACTTTCATCCAGGAGACTGCTGTTCATGTCGCATGtgaaacaaaaaatcaatgttAACTTAGTATTTTAACCCAAGCCATGATCTTTTactaaaccaaaccaagtagTGATGggcctaaacttaaccaaactgcagctgtttcactATGTTAACCACTTCTACCAGGTGTGGTTTTATGCACTCTCAACTCAAATGGACAATCCAATGAAATATGTAGTGTCCAAAGCAAGCAAATATTTCTATGAGCTATGGAGTATGTTATGCACCGACAGAATTTTAGATTTATTTCTTGTTCTTCGGAAGTTAACATCCTACAGATATTAGTTGTTTCAGttaacgtaaaaaaaaaaaaaaaaagataattcaAACCTTATCCTCTCTTcacaacagaaaatgatcagTTCTGTGCAGCTGAAGGTGACTGGGAAGACACCAAAGCTGGATTCACTGCAGTGTTACAATGCAAGAACATGGCTGGACAAATACAAAGGAAATGCCACAAAGGGTAAGGCTGTTAATTAATGATTCTTTTTATTGCCATTTCCTGTTTAAATTGTCTATATTGTTCTATATAATCATTCTATATTGTccaaaaatagtgaaaaataccCATCACAATCGCTTAGACTAAGACAACTTGCAAATATTCAAACTTTAACACTTAATTGATAATCATGTTTGTTGACCATTACATTTCTgttgattgattaatcaatttATCGACTTATCGTTTCAGCCCCGAAAAGGCGACATGGGGTTCGGAGGTTTCAACGTGTGTGAACCAGGAAGTGAACAGTGTGCTGCAAAAAGCAAACGTAAGCCTAATTTTCACATCTGAAGGTTGCAGAATGAGCTCTCCATCATTAATATAAGAGTGGCTCATACCAAAGCAACTCCCAGAAGCATTTCATATTTAGCCTCATCTTTCTGGAGATTGAAGCCTCAGACTTTTTAATTTTGACACAATTGTCACCCTAAATCATCACTGCTGTTGCAGATTGTTGACACTGGACTTGGCTCCCTCGAGGGAAACGCCGCACATGTATTTTCCCTCCTTCAGAATGTCACCAGAAACTCACAGACTATCAACACTTTTGCCAACATAAATGCATCTGTTCAAGTGCTCTCTGTTTTGAGTGAAAGGCAACAGCTACAGCCAAATGAATCAGCAACGGATGTAAGTATTACAGAATCTTCCATTATCTTCAttgaatgtttttaatgggtTTCAATCAATACGGAGATGAAAAGGGAATACCttaaatctttcatttaaaGTTATAACCCTTAAGATTTTTGATACCACATATGGTCTGTATTTTTCCTGCCGTAATCATTCAGTGTATTTACATTCAGTAATGTCCTCTTTATATACTATTTTTCATTGCTGGTGGTGGAGTCCACCATTCCTGTGCTGGATTCAAATTGCCTTCGCATGAATGAGGGATTCACAAGAAATGTGTGTGACCCAGCGAAATTATATCAAATTGATAACTGTTGAGTTGTTGTTAATGCAAACTGAagatttcctgctgctgcttcacattaaaggcATTCAGCTGATGGATAACatggtggcttttattgtgcagaagccacaggaaatgcaatgtgtttgtctctgcacaaaccacaatcatCCATCAAAAATGTGTCTACAAAGCGTCCTTTTTTGTGAGCTCTTAGATGACAGGTTAATTGAGTACAAATACATTCCACATTTTTAATCTACTCCTCTTCAGAACAGGTAGGAAAGAACCCTTATCGACCAGTGTTTGCAGTGGTATTAAACTTCACTTGCTGTTACCACCAACCACAGGTGTCAAGTCAACCAGGGCTGAAATCTTAAGGATTATAACTTTAAGATGCcaataatgattattttgtgTGAATATTCAGtgtaaatactgcacattttccatccatctattCTTTTTCATAATGAATACAACCATAACAGAGGCTTTTTCTAACTTTGAGCTGACATGTTGTACTTGAATCAACTGCCATTTAAAAAAACCTTATTTCTTTTCAGGACTTCCTGGAGTCATCCAGCAATTTGTTGGAAAAGTCTCTGAACAAATCGTGGGAAACAAATACTGATGAAGGCAATGTTTCATTGGCTGAGAGATATCTGAGTTCTGTTGAGCAATTAATTAAAATGGCAAACATAACAGGTGTccctaaaaagaaaaatatcgaAGTAGCGGCACGCAATTGCTCACAGGGGTCACAGTGTGTTAACACAGTGTTCAATGTCACCGTCCTTCTTAATAGTCCAGAGGCTGGCAGTGTAAAAACAGCTGGGTTTAAAGAACTGGAGAATTATTTGCCCAACAACGATGCCAAGTACAAGCCTAACAGCATCGTTGTGTCAGCAACCACTGAAAGCAAACAATCAGATTCATTTGAGATTAAAATTAACTTCCAGTTGCTCGAGCCGCGGCCTCGTAATGTTGAGATAAAGTGTGTGTCATGGGACAATAACACCGGAGGTTGGTCAACGCTTGGATGCAGATGGGATGGCCCTTCTAATGAGGGACGCTGCATTTGCAGCCATTTGTCCTCATTTGCTGTTCTAATGTCAAGGTATCCCTTGGACATCCCTGGGATAACTGAGATAACCTACGTCGGACTGTCTGTATCAATCATGTCACTCGTTGTTAGCCTAGTGATAGAACTGATTGTCTGGAGGGCTGTAGTTAAGACAAATATGCTACATTTCCGCCATACTGCCCATGTCAACATTTCTATATGTTTGCTAGCTGCAGATTGCTGTTTTTTAGCATCATCAAAGCCTGCCAATATTTCAGTAATCTGGTGTGAGACCTTTGCGGTGTTGATGCATTTCTGCTACCTGTCCATGTTCTTTTGGATGTTGTGTCTGAGCACCATGCTTCTTCACCAAGCCATTTTCCTCTTCCATAATGTGAGCAGGAAAACCTTCCTGAGGTTCTCTTTCGTCCTGGGCTATGTGTGTCCTTTGCTTATTGTTACTATCACGTTTCTTGCCAATAAGGGTGGTGCTGAAGGCTTGTACTTCTCCAAGGAGACCTGTTGGCTGGTTTATACTGGACTTATGTCAGGCTCCATCCTTGCATTTGTCATACCAGTCGGTATT
Protein-coding regions in this window:
- the adgrf3a gene encoding adhesion G-protein coupled receptor F3, with the translated sequence MWIFILLYVLGLNTSQASGHDNSTQMYYAKLVIEKNAIENITKILKTFKSSPMVLIDNLEATTTCQSISDSTECTCEQNHRWSDKVCKSNQECCGNKACTFPGNSSRMCVSDTAVTVTGSIVLDEHNVDCLSEKNSKTYQLCNERVLKEMERVYSTLRGFDVLRISNYRTGSIIADFEMTIAYGIKPNDLINKSLNLSMSLSASLVLDTTGIVRLSMPSNPVCYNDHSNLKCMLQEDLKTQPLWQLTRNSKVFDITNGTESQVTTQPMETTVALRNITGTWAGQYTCVYNQKKDDCTISHKASFKMDVSLLPDISISMTPSFPHCRKSSDLLNLQVQCEIEKSYEIYNVTWGRQGIIPEIREMTNRTYIYAVKTVVGCDSTAREPQLTCTFSNRCNQRRSASVYINIIYENDQFCAAEGDWEDTKAGFTAVLQCKNMAGQIQRKCHKGPEKATWGSEVSTCVNQEVNSVLQKANIVDTGLGSLEGNAAHVFSLLQNVTRNSQTINTFANINASVQVLSVLSERQQLQPNESATDDFLESSSNLLEKSLNKSWETNTDEGNVSLAERYLSSVEQLIKMANITGVPKKKNIEVAARNCSQGSQCVNTVFNVTVLLNSPEAGSVKTAGFKELENYLPNNDAKYKPNSIVVSATTESKQSDSFEIKINFQLLEPRPRNVEIKCVSWDNNTGGWSTLGCRWDGPSNEGRCICSHLSSFAVLMSRYPLDIPGITEITYVGLSVSIMSLVVSLVIELIVWRAVVKTNMLHFRHTAHVNISICLLAADCCFLASSKPANISVIWCETFAVLMHFCYLSMFFWMLCLSTMLLHQAIFLFHNVSRKTFLRFSFVLGYVCPLLIVTITFLANKGGAEGLYFSKETCWLVYTGLMSGSILAFVIPVGIIVFINVMSMLVVIMKLLNHPKITESSRDQERRTAVTVVRSVILLTPVFGVTWIFGFAVLLLDLTSGGIAYAANYAFILLNAFQGLFILLTTCLGDKLGPTLTNLSSTMSESGWKK